A stretch of DNA from Brevibacterium sp. CBA3109:
TTTGAGGAGCTCCTCGAAGACGGGCTCCTCGACCCCAAGGAAACGTGCTTCGTCCAGATCGCGGTTCCCTCGCGTGAGGGGATCGACGCGTATCAGGATCTGCGTGATGAAGTCGAACGATTGGTCGGCCATATCAATGGTCGCTTCGGCACCTTAGACCGCAGCGTTGTCCACTATTTCCACCGGTCCTATTCCGCCGATTCCACCATCGCCTTGTACCTGGCCGCTGACGTTCTCCTCGTCACTTCCCTGCGCGACGGGATGAATCTCGTGGCCAAAGAATTCGTCACCGCACGCCAGGGACGTGCTGGCGCTCTGGTTTTGTCCGAGTTCGCCGGCGCGGCCGATGAGCTTCGTCAGGCCGTGCTGGTCAACCCCCATGACATCACTGGTCTCAAACACGCCATTCATCAGGCAGCAATCATAAGGCCGGAGGACGCCCGAGCACGCATCGCTACGATGGCGGCCACTGTGGGGGATTATGACGTCCACCAGTGGGCACGAGATTTTCTCGACGACCTGCAGCCAGCCACGGCTCCAGCAGATTGCTGACGAGAACTCAGCGCGACGTGAACTGCAGGAAATCTGTGTGAAGAGTGACCAAGTGAGCAGCAATAGGCGCGATCGTGATGGGTCAACACCGCAGGACGATATCCCTACACCGAATGGCATCGACCTGAAGTCGATGCCCCCAGAGGGTAAGCTGACCCTCAATCGAACAATCTCAGGATCCGCCCTCGGCAATGCTGTGGAATGGTTCGACTACGGGGTCTAATCCTACGTGCCCGTCTATATCGCCCGCGCGTTCTTCTCCGGCGAACCGAGTCCTCGCGCTCATCTTCGCTTTCCGCGCCCGGCTCTTCGTCTTTCGACCTGTGGGCGGATTCGTCCTCGGCCCCCCTGGGAGACAAGGTCGACCGCCAGCGTGTCATGGTCCACGGCTTCTCCACGGGTGGCGAATATGGTGGTGCCGCCGTCTATATGGCGGAATTGGCACCAGACAAACGTCGGGGTTACTGGGGCTCGTTCCTCGAGATGGGTACCCTGACAGGTACCGCCTCGGCGGCGTTGGTTTGCGCATCTTGCTAATCATGGTGGGCACGGACGGAGTGGATGCCGGTCGGTGGCGCCTGCCGTTCCTCCTCACACTTCCGCTGGGAGGCGCTGCCCTATGGCTGCGGATGAAACTCGATGAGCCAGAGGCCTTTTCCAAGGCGACCACACAACAGCAGAAGAATCGTCAACCTTTCGGGAAGCCGTCCACCGGGTTCAAGAAGCACATCGTCATACTCATTGCCCTTGTCGTCCTGCTCAATATCGGTCAGCACGTGGCCCTCACCTATTGGCCGACAGACTTTGCCGAAACGTTGGGCCATTCCCAGATCGAGAACAAATTGATGCTCGTCGCCCTGCTTCTGGCGATGATCATCGTCGTCAGCCCCTTGGGCTGGTTGACAGATACGATCGAGCGCAAGCCGTTCCTCTACACCTCGACGACCGGCTTCGCAGTGTTGTCTGTCCCTGCCTTCATGCTCATGCAGGCAGAGGCCCGTGATCTACAGTTTCTGGGTCTGGGGATCATCGCTTTGTTGCAGGTGATGATGCAATCGTGTGTCTCGGCGACTCTGCCGGCGATCTTTCGCAGCCAGGTCCATTTCTTAGGATTTGCCATCGACTACGATGCTTCGACCGCAATCTTCGGTGAAACCACGGCCGCGATCAACACCTTCGTCGTCAAGTCCACCGACTCCGAGCCCTCCCCAGCCGTCTACCTCATGGGTGCGAGGATTGGCTGGGCTCGTCGGAATCCATTTCTTCAACGAGACCACTGGATGTCCGATGTCTCATTGAGAGAGTCGCGGTCCCAGTGGCCTCGCCGGGATGGGTAGTCACTCGACGCCAGCAGGCGATGGGCTCGCGAAGTGGGATACGAAGTCTCTGACCGTAGACGTAACCCACAGGCTATCGAGGACGCCTACTCCCAAGCCGGCTGAGTATCGAAGAATCTCAATACGCAACTGGTCGGTAGATTCGACACTCTTTGATGTCCAAGAAAAAGGGTGATGACATCCTGTCTAGAGTAGAGTAGATTCTCTGCCCGGGCTGCTTCGCAGCGCTGAGGGATCACCAGATCCCTCCCCGGGCCACAACTCTGTGGGCGTGACACCAACAGTGAAAATGATAAGGAACAGGTAAGACTATGGCTATAATTCTCTGGATCATTGCAGCACTGCTCGTCATTTCGGGCATCTTCGCGATCTTACGCAAGCAGATTCTCTGGGGAGTTGTCCTCATCGTCGTCGGTTGCCTAGTTGGCCCAGGTGGGGTGAGCATCTTCACCTGACCTGCTCAGACTCTATTGCGGCGCCCTCACCCACTCTGGGTTGGGGCGCCGCAGTACG
This window harbors:
- a CDS encoding MFS transporter gives rise to the protein MVGTDGVDAGRWRLPFLLTLPLGGAALWLRMKLDEPEAFSKATTQQQKNRQPFGKPSTGFKKHIVILIALVVLLNIGQHVALTYWPTDFAETLGHSQIENKLMLVALLLAMIIVVSPLGWLTDTIERKPFLYTSTTGFAVLSVPAFMLMQAEARDLQFLGLGIIALLQVMMQSCVSATLPAIFRSQVHFLGFAIDYDASTAIFGETTAAINTFVVKSTDSEPSPAVYLMGARIGWARRNPFLQRDHWMSDVSLRESRSQWPRRDG
- a CDS encoding GPGG-motif small membrane protein: MAIILWIIAALLVISGIFAILRKQILWGVVLIVVGCLVGPGGVSIFT